The following coding sequences lie in one Allochromatium vinosum DSM 180 genomic window:
- a CDS encoding metal ABC transporter substrate-binding protein: MSFRILIVLMGLCLMGNAPAAPLDVVATSPSLGALVRAVAGERLEPTILAGPERDLHQLQAKPSMMRALRDADLVVAIGAELEVGWLPAAIAGAANPAIQPGRDGYFEAAAQVELLDVGGPADRALGDVHPVGNPHVDLDPVRMARIAAALAERLARLDPAGAEIYRSGAAVFAQAVEQRVADWRARLAGAPGVLLYHRDAIYLLDRFGVPLLGTIESTPGVPPSGQDLLDLTAKLKGRAGVVIQAPYQSPQAPAKLARDLGWRLERLPLAPPLEADGTGYLEHIERWVEAIAAARP, encoded by the coding sequence ATGTCATTCCGAATCCTGATCGTTTTGATGGGGCTGTGTCTGATGGGGAACGCACCGGCCGCGCCGCTCGACGTGGTCGCGACCAGTCCGAGCCTGGGGGCGCTGGTGCGCGCCGTCGCCGGTGAGCGTCTGGAGCCGACCATCCTCGCCGGTCCCGAGCGCGATCTGCACCAGCTCCAGGCCAAGCCGAGCATGATGCGTGCGCTGCGGGATGCGGATCTGGTGGTGGCCATCGGCGCGGAGCTGGAGGTCGGCTGGCTGCCGGCGGCCATTGCCGGCGCGGCCAATCCGGCGATCCAGCCGGGACGGGACGGCTATTTCGAGGCCGCCGCCCAAGTCGAACTGCTCGATGTCGGCGGACCGGCCGACCGTGCGCTCGGCGACGTGCATCCGGTCGGCAATCCGCATGTCGATCTGGACCCGGTTCGTATGGCGCGCATTGCCGCCGCCCTGGCCGAGCGGCTGGCGCGGCTCGATCCGGCGGGGGCCGAGATCTATCGCAGCGGCGCCGCCGTCTTTGCCCAGGCGGTCGAGCAGCGTGTCGCCGACTGGCGCGCACGGCTGGCCGGGGCGCCGGGCGTGCTGCTCTATCATCGTGACGCGATCTATCTGCTCGACCGCTTCGGCGTGCCGTTGCTCGGAACCATCGAATCGACGCCGGGCGTGCCGCCGAGCGGACAGGATCTGCTCGACCTGACGGCCAAGCTCAAGGGGCGCGCCGGCGTGGTGATCCAGGCGCCCTATCAGTCACCCCAGGCGCCGGCGAAGCTGGCGCGCGATCTGGGCTGGCGTCTGGAGCGTCTGCCGCTGGCGCCGCCGCTGGAGGCCGACGGCACCGGCTATCTGGAGCACATCGAGCGCTGGGTCGAGGCCATCGCGGCGGCTCGACCCTGA
- the recQ gene encoding DNA helicase RecQ: MGESAREILSRIFGYDRFRGAQAEIIEHLIGGGDALVLMPTGGGKSLCYQIPALIRPGTAIVVSPLIALMQDQVEALRQLGVRAAFLNSSLDLDEARAVERALRNGTLDLLYVAPERLLTERCLSLLDSIEIALFAIDEAHCVSQWGHDFRPEYIQLEQLHARWPQVPRIALTATADAPTRNEIVARLRLESARRFVSSFDRPNIRYRIVEKTNPRRQLLDFLRREHPESAGIVYCLSRRRVEETAVYLESEGFRALPYHAGLPSEMRREHQARFLREDGLIMVATIAFGMGIDKPDVRFVAHLDLPKSLESYYQETGRAGRDGLPADAWMAYGLSDLVTLRRLIEESEAEERFKRIELHKLDAMLGLCETTNCRRQVLLNYFGEPLEQPCGNCDTCLEPVETWDGTEAARKALSCIYRTGQRFGSAYLADVLLGKSNERIRRFGHDRVSTFGIGQSVDGRPMTADQWRSVYRQLVAAGLVSVDVEGHGSLRLTEASRPLLRGECGIQLRRDPERKRTGDRTRAPRAAAPSDPEAADLWQALRAHRFALAQEQDVPAYIIFNDATLRAMLEQRPRTLIEMGRLPGVGETKLARFGEGFLRVIAEHAARQGGPSASQATGE; the protein is encoded by the coding sequence ATGGGTGAATCAGCGCGTGAGATCCTGAGCCGTATCTTCGGCTACGACCGCTTTCGCGGCGCCCAGGCCGAGATCATCGAGCACCTGATCGGCGGCGGCGACGCCCTGGTGCTGATGCCCACCGGCGGCGGCAAGTCGCTCTGCTATCAGATCCCGGCCCTGATCCGGCCCGGAACCGCGATCGTGGTCTCGCCCCTGATTGCGCTCATGCAGGATCAGGTCGAGGCGCTGCGCCAGCTCGGCGTGCGCGCGGCCTTCCTCAATTCCTCGCTCGATCTCGACGAGGCGCGCGCCGTCGAGCGCGCACTGCGCAACGGGACGCTGGATCTGCTCTATGTCGCCCCCGAGCGCCTGCTGACCGAGCGCTGTCTGTCCCTGCTGGATTCGATCGAGATCGCGCTCTTCGCCATCGACGAGGCGCACTGTGTCTCGCAGTGGGGCCACGATTTCCGGCCCGAATACATCCAGCTCGAACAATTGCACGCGCGCTGGCCCCAGGTGCCGCGCATCGCGCTCACCGCCACCGCCGACGCCCCGACCCGCAACGAGATCGTCGCCCGGCTGCGGCTGGAGTCGGCACGCCGGTTCGTCTCCAGCTTCGATCGGCCCAACATCCGCTATCGCATCGTCGAGAAGACCAACCCGCGCCGGCAACTGCTCGACTTCCTGCGTCGCGAACACCCGGAGAGCGCCGGCATCGTCTACTGTCTCTCGCGCCGCCGGGTCGAGGAGACAGCGGTCTATCTCGAATCCGAAGGGTTCAGAGCGTTGCCCTATCACGCCGGTCTGCCGTCCGAGATGCGCCGCGAGCACCAGGCCCGCTTCCTGCGCGAGGACGGGTTGATCATGGTCGCCACCATCGCCTTCGGCATGGGCATCGACAAGCCGGACGTGCGCTTCGTCGCCCATCTGGATCTGCCCAAGAGTCTGGAGTCCTACTATCAGGAGACCGGGCGCGCCGGACGTGACGGTCTGCCGGCCGATGCCTGGATGGCCTATGGCCTGAGCGATCTGGTGACATTGCGCCGTCTGATCGAGGAATCCGAGGCCGAGGAGCGCTTCAAGCGCATCGAGCTGCACAAGCTCGACGCCATGCTCGGGCTGTGCGAGACGACCAACTGTCGGCGCCAGGTGCTGCTGAACTATTTCGGCGAGCCGCTGGAACAACCCTGCGGCAACTGCGACACCTGTCTGGAGCCGGTCGAGACCTGGGACGGCACCGAGGCGGCGCGCAAGGCGCTGTCCTGTATCTATCGCACCGGACAGCGCTTCGGTAGCGCCTATCTGGCCGACGTGCTGCTCGGTAAGTCCAATGAACGCATTCGCCGCTTCGGCCACGACCGGGTCAGCACCTTCGGCATCGGCCAGAGCGTCGACGGGCGTCCGATGACGGCCGATCAGTGGCGCTCTGTCTATCGTCAGCTGGTGGCCGCCGGGCTGGTCTCGGTGGACGTCGAGGGGCATGGCTCGCTGCGGCTGACCGAGGCCAGTCGCCCGCTGTTGCGCGGCGAGTGCGGAATCCAACTGAGGCGCGATCCGGAACGCAAGCGTACCGGCGATCGAACACGGGCGCCCCGTGCCGCCGCGCCGAGCGATCCCGAGGCCGCCGATCTCTGGCAGGCTCTGCGCGCACACCGCTTCGCGCTGGCTCAGGAGCAGGACGTGCCGGCCTATATCATCTTCAACGATGCGACGCTGCGCGCGATGCTGGAACAGCGACCACGCACGCTGATCGAGATGGGGCGTCTGCCCGGCGTCGGCGAGACCAAGCTGGCGCGGTTCGGGGAGGGCTTTCTGCGTGTGATCGCCGAACATGCGGCTCGTCAGGGCGGGCCGTCGGCGTCGCAAGCGACGGGGGAGTGA
- a CDS encoding TetR/AcrR family transcriptional regulator, with product MDTRHNILTAAAVLFARNGYDKVSMRDIAGAVGIRAPALYNHFPDKEHLYLESIAHVLQGKAEALARAIAGAAPAWTRLERYVACLARIFTEDPDALRLIQREVLNGDDARLRTLTDQVFQTPFQDMLDLIQELGPGRDAHLLAISVMALVLDHIELACLRPLLPGYRPEHDDPEVLARHVCTLLRAGLVDAAPSAPR from the coding sequence ATGGACACTCGACACAACATCCTCACCGCTGCGGCGGTGCTGTTCGCACGCAACGGCTATGACAAGGTCTCGATGCGCGACATCGCCGGCGCGGTCGGCATTCGCGCGCCGGCGCTCTATAACCATTTCCCGGACAAAGAGCATCTGTACCTGGAGAGCATCGCCCACGTGTTACAGGGCAAGGCCGAGGCGCTGGCGCGGGCGATCGCCGGCGCTGCCCCGGCTTGGACTCGGCTCGAGCGCTATGTCGCGTGTCTGGCCCGGATCTTCACCGAGGATCCGGACGCGCTGCGGCTCATCCAGCGCGAGGTGCTCAACGGCGACGACGCGCGGTTGCGCACGCTCACCGATCAGGTCTTTCAGACGCCGTTTCAGGATATGTTGGACCTGATCCAGGAGCTGGGCCCAGGGCGGGACGCCCATCTCCTCGCGATCTCGGTGATGGCCCTGGTACTCGATCACATCGAGCTCGCCTGTCTACGGCCTCTGCTGCCGGGCTATCGGCCGGAGCACGATGACCCAGAAGTCCTCGCCCGGCATGTCTGCACCCTATTGCGCGCTGGACTCGTGGATGCGGCGCCGTCCGCGCCGCGCTGA
- a CDS encoding ABC transporter ATP-binding protein — protein sequence MCAPDPRPLLQLDALVAGYARPVVGPVSLWLARGEVLGLWGPNGTGKSTLLKAIGRSARVFSGCIELESGATLAHLDQQPVRLPAMPVTGRELLRAAGARPEEPERTGRLPDVLAPLLKRRIDRLSGGQYQLLWVWSALATGADLVLLDEPTNNLDPANRAALIEILGRERDGRGVLIVSHDHDFLERVCSRLLEARDTGLVEVRTARGPGS from the coding sequence ATGTGTGCGCCTGACCCTCGCCCCCTGTTACAGCTCGATGCCCTGGTCGCCGGCTATGCGCGACCGGTGGTCGGGCCGGTGTCGCTGTGGCTCGCGCGCGGCGAGGTGCTGGGACTCTGGGGACCGAACGGGACGGGCAAGTCGACGCTGCTCAAGGCCATCGGCCGGTCGGCGCGGGTCTTTTCGGGCTGTATCGAACTTGAGTCCGGCGCCACGCTGGCGCATCTGGATCAGCAGCCGGTGCGGCTCCCGGCCATGCCCGTGACCGGACGCGAGCTGCTGCGGGCGGCGGGTGCCCGACCCGAGGAGCCGGAGCGGACAGGGAGGCTGCCGGACGTGCTCGCGCCGCTTCTGAAACGGCGCATCGACCGGCTGAGCGGCGGTCAGTATCAGCTGCTCTGGGTCTGGTCAGCGCTCGCGACCGGCGCCGATCTGGTGTTGCTCGACGAGCCGACCAACAATCTCGATCCGGCCAATCGCGCTGCGTTGATCGAGATCCTGGGGCGGGAGCGCGACGGGCGCGGGGTGCTGATCGTCAGCCATGATCACGACTTTCTGGAGCGCGTCTGTTCGCGTCTGCTCGAAGCACGTGACACGGGCCTCGTCGAGGTGCGGACGGCTCGGGGGCCAGGGTCATGA
- a CDS encoding efflux RND transporter permease subunit, with translation MDLTGYTLRNRTVSWMVVLLLIGGGVSAFLGLGRLEDPAFTIKEAMILTSYPGASSLEVEEEVTLPLEEALQQLPYVDHITSTSSDGYSQIEVQMRSIYRKAALAQIWDEMRRKINDATGRLPPGVQAPQIIDDFGDVYGVFLAVTGSGYRYDELDDYVDFLRRELIVVPGVSKVSVGGTREEQVFIEVDRAKLAATGFGLSDIEALLRDQNLVGDAGDIRVGTESVRARSRSDNGDGLSRLRDLLVGQVDGQVVYLRDVARVTLGYTEPPSHLYRFDGQPALGVGISFRAGVNVVEVGQAIEARLAALAPERPLGIAITSIYNQPAAVAQSVDTFLVGLAQAVGIVVAVLLFTMGLRPGILMSGVLLLTILGTFILMGITGIELHRISLGALIIALGMLVDNAIVITEGILIGVKRGLTRVEAAMRIVSHTRWPLLGATLIAITAFAPIGLSPDVSGEFTGSLFWVLLISLLLSWVLAITLTPFFSVLMFREQPAAKDGEVFAPADPYAGVFYRLYRKILRLCLRFRWGTMALMIAALLAAVLGFGQVKNAFFPASSLPMFMVDYWLPQGSDIRAVEADVAQLEAELLAFPAVRHVTATIGRGAERFMLTYAPELSYPSYAQLIVEVDDFDSVAPTIEALDHRLREGYPQAFTRIQRFEIGPSTKAKLEARLIGPDPEVLRDRADAIIAILEAEPGAINVRHDWRERTKVYQPVLNEAEARRLGITRQNLDQALAMTTDGVRIGLYRWGSRLLPIVMRPPETERDRVEQLEDILVYSPVKQAYVNVGQLVLGAELVWEDALIKRRDRKRTLVVQADPAPGLMPSKLHASVRNAIEAVPLPPGYALEWGGEYEAQQEANVAVFAFVPLGVLIMIVLTVLLFGSAKQTLVVWITVPLSLIGVTVGLLSTGAPFSFMALLALISLIGMQLKNGIVLVEEIKRLREEEGEDWRPAIVEAAVSRVRPVTMAALTTILGMLPLLADVFFKPMAVTIMFGLGFATVLTLFVVPVLFALFYGVSDRPAPDGGATDCLV, from the coding sequence ATGGATCTGACCGGATACACCCTGCGCAACCGCACCGTCTCCTGGATGGTGGTGCTGCTGCTGATCGGCGGCGGCGTGTCCGCCTTCCTCGGCCTCGGGCGGCTGGAAGATCCGGCCTTCACCATCAAAGAGGCGATGATCCTGACCAGCTATCCCGGCGCCTCGTCGCTGGAGGTGGAAGAAGAGGTCACGCTGCCGCTGGAAGAGGCGCTGCAACAACTGCCCTATGTCGATCACATCACCTCGACCTCTAGCGACGGCTACTCGCAGATCGAGGTGCAGATGCGCAGCATCTACCGCAAGGCGGCGCTGGCGCAGATCTGGGACGAGATGCGGCGCAAGATCAACGATGCGACCGGCCGGTTGCCTCCAGGGGTTCAGGCGCCACAGATCATCGATGACTTCGGCGATGTCTACGGCGTCTTTCTCGCCGTCACCGGCTCCGGCTATCGCTACGACGAACTGGATGACTATGTCGACTTCCTGCGCCGCGAGCTGATCGTGGTGCCGGGGGTGAGCAAGGTCAGCGTCGGCGGCACTCGCGAGGAGCAGGTCTTCATCGAGGTCGATCGCGCCAAGCTTGCGGCGACCGGTTTCGGCCTGTCGGATATCGAGGCTCTGCTGCGCGATCAGAATCTGGTCGGGGATGCCGGGGATATCCGAGTCGGTACCGAATCGGTGCGTGCTCGCTCGCGCAGCGACAACGGCGACGGGTTGTCGCGGCTGCGAGATCTGCTGGTGGGCCAGGTGGACGGTCAGGTGGTCTACCTGCGCGATGTGGCGCGCGTGACCCTGGGCTATACCGAACCGCCCTCGCATCTGTACCGCTTCGATGGCCAGCCGGCGCTCGGCGTAGGCATCTCGTTTCGCGCCGGGGTCAATGTCGTCGAGGTCGGCCAGGCCATTGAGGCGCGTCTCGCCGCGCTCGCACCCGAGCGCCCGCTCGGCATCGCGATCACCAGCATCTACAACCAGCCGGCGGCGGTGGCGCAATCGGTCGATACCTTCCTGGTGGGGCTGGCGCAGGCGGTGGGCATCGTGGTTGCGGTCCTGCTGTTCACCATGGGACTGCGCCCCGGCATCCTGATGAGCGGCGTCTTGCTGCTGACCATCCTCGGCACCTTCATCCTGATGGGTATCACCGGCATCGAGCTGCACAGGATCTCGCTCGGGGCACTGATCATCGCGCTGGGCATGCTGGTCGATAACGCCATCGTCATCACCGAGGGCATCCTGATCGGGGTCAAGCGCGGCCTGACCCGAGTCGAGGCCGCCATGCGGATTGTGAGCCACACTCGCTGGCCGCTGCTGGGCGCCACCCTGATTGCGATCACGGCCTTTGCGCCGATCGGACTCTCTCCGGACGTCAGCGGCGAGTTCACGGGCAGCCTCTTCTGGGTGCTGCTGATCTCGCTGCTGTTGAGCTGGGTACTGGCCATCACGCTGACGCCGTTCTTCAGCGTGCTGATGTTTCGCGAGCAACCGGCGGCCAAAGACGGCGAGGTGTTCGCGCCGGCGGACCCCTACGCCGGTGTCTTCTATCGACTGTACCGCAAGATCCTGCGCCTGTGTCTGCGTTTTCGCTGGGGAACCATGGCCCTGATGATCGCCGCACTGCTGGCCGCCGTGCTGGGCTTTGGCCAGGTCAAGAACGCCTTCTTCCCGGCCAGCTCGCTGCCGATGTTCATGGTTGACTACTGGTTGCCCCAGGGCAGTGACATCCGCGCCGTGGAGGCCGATGTCGCCCAGCTGGAGGCGGAGCTACTGGCGTTTCCGGCGGTACGCCATGTGACCGCCACCATCGGCCGCGGCGCCGAGCGTTTCATGCTCACCTATGCCCCGGAGCTGAGCTATCCGAGCTACGCCCAGTTGATCGTCGAGGTCGACGACTTCGACTCAGTGGCGCCGACGATCGAAGCCCTCGATCATCGGCTTCGGGAAGGTTATCCGCAGGCCTTCACCCGCATTCAGCGCTTCGAGATCGGCCCCAGTACCAAGGCCAAGCTGGAAGCGCGCCTGATCGGCCCGGACCCGGAGGTGCTGCGTGACCGGGCCGATGCGATCATCGCCATCCTTGAGGCCGAGCCGGGGGCCATCAACGTCCGGCACGACTGGCGCGAGCGGACCAAGGTCTATCAGCCCGTTCTGAACGAAGCCGAGGCGCGTCGGCTCGGCATCACCCGCCAGAACCTGGATCAGGCACTGGCGATGACCACAGACGGCGTGCGCATCGGTCTCTATCGTTGGGGCAGCCGGCTGCTCCCCATCGTCATGCGCCCCCCCGAGACCGAGCGCGATCGGGTCGAGCAACTGGAGGATATCCTGGTCTACAGCCCGGTGAAGCAGGCCTATGTGAACGTTGGGCAGTTGGTGCTCGGTGCCGAGCTGGTCTGGGAGGACGCGCTCATCAAGCGTCGTGACCGTAAACGGACCCTGGTGGTGCAGGCCGACCCGGCGCCAGGACTCATGCCCTCGAAGCTCCACGCCAGCGTCCGCAACGCGATCGAGGCGGTACCGCTACCGCCCGGCTACGCGCTGGAGTGGGGCGGCGAATATGAGGCCCAGCAGGAGGCCAATGTTGCCGTGTTCGCCTTCGTCCCGCTCGGCGTGCTGATCATGATCGTGCTCACCGTGCTGCTGTTCGGCTCGGCCAAGCAGACACTGGTGGTGTGGATCACCGTGCCGCTGTCGCTGATCGGCGTCACCGTCGGACTGCTCTCGACCGGTGCACCCTTCAGCTTCATGGCTCTGCTGGCGCTCATCAGCCTCATCGGCATGCAGCTCAAGAACGGCATCGTGCTGGTCGAGGAGATCAAGCGCCTGCGCGAGGAAGAAGGCGAGGACTGGCGGCCCGCCATCGTCGAGGCCGCCGTCAGCCGCGTGCGCCCCGTGACCATGGCCGCCCTGACCACCATCCTTGGCATGCTGCCGCTGCTGGCCGATGTCTTCTTCAAGCCGATGGCCGTGACCATCATGTTCGGACTCGGCTTCGCGACGGTGTTGACGCTGTTCGTGGTGCCGGTGCTGTTTGCGCTCTTCTATGGGGTGAGCGATCGTCCTGCGCCCGACGGTGGTGCAACAGATTGCCTCGTGTGA
- a CDS encoding TonB-dependent receptor → MRPSILAAGLATALTVPAAAVEASSAAEIAELKSMLEQMRTQYERRIQDLEDRLAQAERRSARAPAPATPAATDPAISQPMRAPSVGASAPAATAPRLPDFRGTLSSGTAFNPQISVILNGNYYNDGIDGSGAALVGQALQPSGGLAHDHDHDHAQDADHGHSHGGLNNGFNFSEAELSFSATVDPYFDAAAHLAVMDEGDVHLEEAWLQTRALPHGLRVKAGKFLSDFGYANKQHPHAWDFVDQNLAYLNLLGEHGLQDMGVQLTWLPELPVYTLLGVEALQGDQERFGATLSDEDQERLGLDATEDGPRLWTLFAKVAPDLGLDHALQFGVSYARNTQHQEVHAHTHAGEDEVHENALAGEADLWGVDLVYKYDGSGPHGQGDFKFQTEYLRSIKDLDIQSSPHPEIIGSRRTFTTDGVYAQALYGFAPRWTAGVRYDVVGLTNAVSGDAQLDYGSSDRWSLNLTWNLSEFSQLRAQYARNDILVAENERERFDAFYLQFLMSLGSHGAHAF, encoded by the coding sequence ATGCGCCCATCGATCCTGGCCGCTGGTCTGGCCACGGCCCTGACCGTACCGGCCGCCGCTGTTGAGGCGTCCAGTGCGGCTGAAATCGCCGAGCTGAAATCCATGCTCGAACAGATGCGCACTCAATACGAGCGCCGCATCCAGGATCTGGAGGATCGGCTCGCCCAGGCCGAGCGCCGGTCGGCGCGTGCACCTGCACCGGCTACTCCAGCCGCGACCGATCCGGCGATCTCCCAGCCGATGCGCGCTCCGAGCGTGGGCGCCTCCGCACCGGCCGCCACCGCGCCACGCCTCCCCGACTTCCGGGGCACGCTCAGTTCGGGCACAGCCTTCAATCCGCAGATCTCGGTGATCCTCAACGGCAACTATTACAACGATGGCATCGACGGCTCGGGCGCGGCGCTGGTCGGTCAGGCGCTGCAACCCTCGGGCGGTCTGGCGCATGATCATGACCACGACCACGCACAGGACGCCGATCATGGCCACAGTCACGGCGGGCTGAACAACGGCTTCAACTTCAGCGAGGCCGAACTGTCCTTCAGCGCCACGGTCGATCCCTATTTCGACGCCGCCGCCCATCTCGCCGTCATGGACGAGGGCGATGTCCATCTGGAGGAAGCCTGGTTGCAGACGCGCGCCCTGCCCCACGGGCTGCGCGTCAAGGCCGGCAAGTTCCTGAGCGACTTCGGCTACGCCAACAAGCAGCATCCGCATGCCTGGGACTTCGTCGATCAGAACCTGGCCTATCTGAACCTGCTCGGCGAGCACGGTCTCCAGGACATGGGCGTCCAGCTCACCTGGTTGCCGGAGCTTCCGGTCTATACCCTGCTCGGGGTCGAGGCACTCCAGGGTGATCAAGAACGCTTCGGCGCCACACTCAGTGATGAGGATCAGGAGCGGCTGGGGCTGGACGCGACCGAGGACGGCCCGCGACTCTGGACGCTCTTCGCCAAAGTCGCCCCGGACCTGGGTCTGGATCACGCGCTGCAATTCGGCGTCTCCTATGCGCGCAACACCCAGCATCAGGAAGTCCACGCGCATACCCATGCCGGCGAGGACGAAGTCCACGAGAACGCCCTGGCGGGCGAGGCCGATCTCTGGGGCGTGGATCTGGTCTACAAGTACGACGGCTCAGGCCCGCACGGTCAGGGCGACTTCAAGTTCCAGACCGAGTATCTGCGTTCGATCAAGGATCTCGACATCCAATCCAGCCCGCATCCCGAGATCATCGGTTCGCGGCGCACCTTCACCACCGACGGCGTCTATGCTCAGGCGCTCTATGGCTTCGCGCCGCGCTGGACGGCCGGGGTACGCTATGACGTGGTGGGCCTGACCAACGCGGTCAGCGGAGACGCGCAGCTCGACTATGGCTCATCGGATCGCTGGAGTCTGAATCTGACCTGGAACCTGTCGGAGTTCTCGCAACTGCGCGCCCAGTATGCGCGCAACGATATCCTGGTGGCGGAGAACGAGCGTGAGCGCTTCGACGCCTTCTACCTGCAATTCCTGATGAGCCTGGGCAGCCACGGCGCCCATGCGTTCTAG
- a CDS encoding ChuX/HutX family heme-like substrate-binding protein has product MSAPILSSTLAFRPRQADAWLDLVPEPSSPLRLTGHWTELLWDLACLDPLWVETRLSGIRLRQRMQLQAIHIDEGIGLARGESFRLHVLLNTWHALVQRPESVERRFQDLAIEARDRSELLSLSVDAQTHPFALQTLIRAYRIEEGRVMPLSRPDVRQSGLSAHMHTLARWREQGRQDVEIADLAECCGWLNLTPARLRAQGRARLAAAELIPCFLETVADQSLMTRVTMGTAGAVQRFDGCLHTYRQCADGWIELSGEGVRLRLDPESIDSAWVVERLGSDGRRHQLRLYDESGRALLLMEDLVPAGGAPSPIWRLLVNALF; this is encoded by the coding sequence ATGTCCGCCCCGATCCTCAGCTCGACCCTCGCATTCCGTCCGCGCCAAGCCGACGCCTGGCTCGATCTCGTGCCCGAACCCTCCAGTCCACTGCGGCTGACCGGTCACTGGACCGAACTGCTCTGGGATCTCGCCTGTCTCGATCCGCTGTGGGTCGAGACCCGGCTGTCCGGAATCCGTCTGCGACAGCGGATGCAACTCCAGGCCATCCACATTGATGAGGGTATCGGCTTGGCCCGTGGCGAGAGCTTCAGGCTCCATGTCTTGCTCAACACCTGGCATGCGCTGGTGCAGCGACCCGAGTCGGTGGAGCGCCGTTTCCAGGACTTGGCGATCGAGGCGCGCGACCGCAGCGAGCTGCTGAGTCTCTCGGTCGACGCGCAGACCCATCCATTCGCGCTGCAAACCCTGATCCGTGCCTACCGGATCGAGGAGGGGCGGGTGATGCCGCTGAGTCGGCCAGATGTCCGCCAGTCCGGTCTGAGCGCGCACATGCACACCCTGGCGCGCTGGCGTGAGCAGGGGCGTCAGGATGTGGAGATCGCCGATCTGGCCGAATGCTGCGGCTGGCTGAATCTGACTCCGGCGCGTCTGCGTGCTCAGGGCCGCGCGCGGCTGGCGGCGGCGGAATTGATTCCCTGTTTCCTGGAGACGGTCGCCGATCAGTCGCTCATGACGCGGGTGACGATGGGCACGGCCGGCGCGGTACAGCGATTCGATGGCTGTTTACATACCTATCGCCAATGCGCGGATGGCTGGATCGAGCTGTCGGGTGAGGGCGTGCGCCTGCGTCTCGATCCTGAGTCGATCGATAGTGCCTGGGTGGTAGAGCGTCTCGGGTCGGATGGCCGCCGTCATCAGCTCAGGCTCTACGACGAGTCGGGGCGTGCACTGTTGCTGATGGAGGATCTGGTGCCGGCGGGTGGGGCGCCGAGTCCGATCTGGCGTCTGCTGGTCAATGCGCTGTTCTAA
- a CDS encoding efflux RND transporter periplasmic adaptor subunit, protein MSIRRSRFLWPLIPLLASLLLGGCSDPNPSTAPAGEPSPRPAKIVPVEPSGIAAIRTYPGTVEARNKADLSFRVQGQLVELPAEPGLRVRRGDLLARLDAAVYQNVLAEREAQLALAEVRYDQARTLRAKDLASQLELDQSRAELEVARALRNAARDQVAYTRLTAPFDGMIARVSVENHQTVEARSPVLQLQDNDRLEVHFSVPESLVSQLMRIRDPKALQDYCGRVHFARHPEETFRACHKEFEATPDPLTRTYPVVFTLDPIDAFTVLPGMTVSIELDFTRFLRAEARTGLSIPVEALFEHEGATWVWRVDEDMRARRTAVTPARLAGDRVLIAEGLESGDRVIAAGVGFVREGMQVRPFVKERGL, encoded by the coding sequence ATGTCGATTCGACGCTCGCGATTCCTCTGGCCGCTCATCCCGCTGCTCGCGTCGCTGCTGCTCGGCGGCTGTAGTGATCCAAATCCAAGCACAGCGCCCGCCGGCGAGCCCTCCCCGCGTCCGGCCAAGATCGTGCCGGTGGAGCCGAGCGGTATTGCCGCGATCCGCACCTATCCCGGTACCGTCGAGGCGCGCAATAAGGCTGATCTCTCCTTTCGCGTCCAGGGTCAGCTCGTAGAGCTGCCGGCGGAGCCGGGCTTGCGGGTGCGTCGTGGCGACCTGCTCGCGCGGCTCGACGCGGCGGTCTACCAGAACGTGCTGGCCGAGCGTGAGGCGCAGCTCGCGCTCGCCGAGGTCCGTTACGACCAGGCCCGCACCCTGCGGGCGAAGGATCTGGCCAGTCAACTGGAGCTGGATCAGTCCCGCGCCGAGCTGGAGGTGGCCCGCGCCCTGCGCAACGCCGCCCGGGATCAGGTCGCCTATACCCGCCTCACCGCCCCCTTCGATGGCATGATCGCGCGGGTGAGCGTGGAGAATCACCAGACGGTCGAGGCGCGCTCGCCCGTGCTGCAATTGCAGGACAACGACCGACTGGAGGTACATTTCAGCGTGCCGGAGTCGCTGGTCAGTCAGCTGATGCGGATCCGTGATCCCAAAGCGTTGCAGGACTACTGCGGTCGCGTGCACTTCGCAAGGCATCCGGAGGAAACCTTCCGTGCCTGCCACAAGGAGTTCGAGGCCACCCCGGACCCGCTGACGCGCACCTATCCGGTGGTGTTCACCCTGGACCCGATCGATGCCTTCACGGTGCTGCCGGGGATGACGGTCAGCATCGAACTCGACTTCACACGCTTTCTGCGTGCCGAGGCCCGCACTGGTCTGAGCATCCCGGTGGAGGCCCTGTTCGAGCATGAGGGAGCGACCTGGGTCTGGCGTGTCGATGAGGACATGCGGGCACGGCGTACGGCTGTTACGCCGGCGCGCCTCGCCGGGGACCGGGTGCTGATCGCCGAAGGACTCGAATCCGGCGACCGGGTCATCGCGGCCGGTGTCGGCTTCGTGCGCGAAGGCATGCAGGTACGTCCCTTCGTCAAGGAACGGGGGCTCTGA